TTCAGTACGGCTGTTCGTGCCTGTTTTACTAAACAAACGACTGACGTACTTTTCCACGTTACGGACGCTGGTTTCTAAGCGACGGGCAATTTCTTTGTTCATTAGCCCTTCAGCAACCAAATTTAAAACACTTTGTTCTCTGGGGGTCAAGTCGATGGTAAAAGGGGCAGGAGATTGAGCGATCGCACTTTTTTGAGTTAACAACGCTTTAATTTGGGCAATCTGATTGGCAAGTTCAGCAATATCAAACGTTTCTCCCTCTTCACCTGTAGCATGAGGCTTGGCAGTGCGACGGATAAGTAAGTTTTCGATGATTGCGACTAATTCATCGGGATCGAAAGGCTTGGGTAGATAAGCATCAACACCAGCTTGATAACCTTGAATGCGATCGCTTGTCATTCCTTTTGCCGTTAAAAAGACCACCGGCAGCGTTTTAAAGCGGGGGTCTTCCCGCAGTTGCTTTAAAAACTGATAGCCATCTACCTGAGGCATCATGATGTCGGAAATCACTAAATCAGGTATGCTTTGCTGCATCAAGTCCCACCCCTCGCGGGCGTTACTGGCAACTTGAACGCTGAAACCGCTTTCTTGCAAATAATCCTTGACGGCTTCACGCAATCCCGGTTCATCATCCACCAGTAACAGTTGTGCTGACATTTAAAGTTTCCTTGACACTACTTTTATTAAATTTAGCGGAAATTGGGGACTGGGGACTAGGGAATGGGGAATCGGGAATCGGGAATCGGGAATGGGTAATGGGGAATCGGGAATCGGGAATGGGTAATGGGGAATCGGGAATCGGGAATCGGGAATGGGTAAGATAATTATTGCCAATCCAGAATCCAAAATCCAAAATCTCAAATCCAAAATCCAAAATCTCAAATCCAGAATCCAAAATCTCAAATCCAAAATCCAAAATCTCAAATCCAAAATTCTTAGAGCCAATCAATGATTTTGGCTTTTTCTGGCAATTGGGCATCTTTTTGCCCAGAGTAACGCGCTTTCGCTGTAAATAAACCAATGGGTGTACTTAACAAGTCTACAAGGCTGGCTTTACGGGCGATCGCTTGAAAGCTATTTTTTGGTATTTCTTTCAACAACCAACGCAGCAACAGATAGCCGTATTCTTTTGCCGTAGTCTCGCGCATCAACTCAATACCGTGCAGTTCGTGTAAATAGCGATTTGAGCGTCCATAGCGCCGCCATTGACTTTCTAGTTCTTTTAGTGTAGCGCGGTGGCGATGTTGGACGATCGCTCTTGGGGAAAATTCTAAACGCCCGATGTTTTCTCTTAGAATTCGCCAGCACATGTCAGCATCGCCACCAGTGGTCAGATAAGGACGAAACAAACCTACTTTTTCAAATGCGATGCGTCGAATTGCTAAATTAGCGGTTTGACCGTAGGGACAAAATTTATGGGCGAGGGTGTGCTTTTGTGATAAAGTATCTTGGCGATCGGCATATTGTTCTAGAAGCGTTTTGCCTGGTAACGCCACAATTTCTCCGGCGACAATTGTAACATCTTGGTTGACAAAAGGCTGTACTAATGCTTCTAACCATTGATGTTGCGGACGGCAATCAGCATCAGTAAAGGCAATTATTTCACTTTTTGCAGCGCGAATGCCTGTATTGCGTGCAGCGTAAGAGCTTTGAATTTGGTTTTCGCTTAAAGGACGAATTGTAATTGGGCAATGTTCGGCAGCTGTTTCTAAGAAAGTTCGAGTGCGATCGCTACTGTTATTGTCTACCAGCAAGTACTCAACCTGCTGTTTTGGGTAAGTTTGCGCTAACAGACAAGAAATTAAATCTGGTAAGTCAAATTCACCGTTATATATAGGAACCACTACCGACACATGAGGGAAAAAAGTGTTGGTAGTGGTGAAGTCAAGTGGCTGATGATTCATAGATTTATGATTTTGAGGGTGGGGTTAATTATTATTATTCCCAGTCCCAAATCGTAAATCCGTAGTATCATATTTTGTTCTCAATCTAATATTTCAAATCTGAGGCGCGAACGCTCAACGGTTTTGACCTTTGATTTGCTGGGGGTTGGGCGAAGTTTCTGCTGGATAAAGCGGCGATCGCCCGCGCATATTGCGGATCGTTTTGAGTTGCTACCAAATTTGGATTACTCGCCAACTGACGCTCTTGCGCGTCTGACAAATCTATCTTGATATCAGGAGTAATCCCTTTATGGTTAATGTCTGTTCCTTCAGGGGTGAAATAATGGGCAATGGTGATGGCTACGCCGGAACCGTCTGGCAGTTCATGCACTGACTGTACCAAGGCTTTACCAAAGCTTTGACTGCCAACAACTACCGCTCGCTTATTATCCTTGAGTGCGCCGGTGAGGATTTCACTTGCACTGGCTGAATTATTATCTATCAGTACCGCTAAGGGACGTTTTGTAATCGCAGTGTTATTTGCCTTGCTGAGTTCACTTGCTCCCACACGGTCTACGGTCTTGACAATCCCGCCATTATCTATCCACATCCGAGCAATTTCAATGCTTGCAGTCAACAAACCACCGGGATTTCCACGCAAATCTAAGACGTAACTATCAACTTGCTGACCGTTCAAATCGCGGATTGCTCGTCGCATTTGATCGGAAGCGTGAGCGCTGAACTCTCGCAATCTGATATAGCCAACACGCTTTGAGCCTTCTTGCTTGAGGGTGTATTTCACCGTTGGCACTTCAATTGTGGCGCGTGTCAGCTTAACATCCATTTCTCTTTGACCCTGACGTGCCAGCCGCAATACTATAGCAGTACCCGCTTTGCCGCGAATCAGCTTAGATGCGTCTTCTACTTTCAGGTCATGTATGGGTTTGCCGTCAATTGCGACAATCTCATCGCCGGCTTTGATACCTGCTTTGAGTGCTGGCGAATTTTCTATAGCTTCCACAACGGTGAGTCGCTTGGTTTTTTCATTCAGTTCCATCCGAATGCCAATACCCGAAACTTCGCCAGATGTTTGGCTGGTGAGAGCATCATACTGTTTCGGGTCCATGAACCGAGTGTAAGGATCGCCCAATTTTTTTAAAGCTTCCCGGATGGCTGTGTAAGCTTCCTCACGAGAAGAATAATTTTTACTTAATAAACTTTGTCTGGTTGCTTGCCAATCTTGTTGATTAAATTTGCCATCAACATATTCACGATTTACTAGTTGCCACACTTGGTCTACGATCGCTTTTGGGCTATCTTGTAAGGCGGCGCGGACGGAGCGACACCACGCTTGACCGAACACAGACAAAGTTGCTGTTGTGGCGATCGCTCCACCAATCAAGGCTACTTGGAGCGGCGAGGAACGTTTCGCAGATTGGTTCATGTATGTATATCAGCTGGAATAATTGTGTTATTGACTGTTTAGCAATCTGGCAATATGTTTGAAATCTACCAGAAATTTATCGGTTTTGTGCTTATAAAGCTACAATTACTTCATAATTTTGCCCTTTAAATTCGGCTAAAGCATTGCGTTACTTTTTAACAATTATCCTTCCGTTTGTCATCTCTTTCCGGAAGGTTAATCTTAATTATTGACACAAAGAGTGTGTGTCGTCCTCTCACCCTCAATTACTTTTAATAAGATAGCACTTGCTTCTGCTTAAGTGTATATCTGTAGGACAAAATCCTTTCTTAGCTTTTAAGTCGGTGTGTCATGAGACGTATTTTTACAAAAAAACATTCATCGAGGATAGGAGAAAAATCTTCAAAATGTGGCAAATGTTACAAAAGTTTGCTCTGAGTTTATGTGCTGTGTTCGCTATTTGGCTGATTTTTATGACTATAACTCTACTCAATGCATCATCCTCGCCAGTAGATGGCTTTTTTGTACTTGGTGGCAGCATTACTAGAGAAATTTATGTTGCCCAAGAAGGAAAAAAATCTCCCGAAACGCCGATTTTAATTTCTCGCGGTTCTCAAGATCCTTGTATAAGGCTTATTTTTCAACGAGAAGTAGCACCTGTACAAAATGTTTGGTTAGAACATTGTGCCGATTCCACCTTTGAAAATTTCTATTATAGTATTCCAATTTTGCGCCGTTTGGGAGTGCATAAAGTCATGCTTATTACTTCCCCAACTCACTTACCAAGAGCCAAATGGCTAGGACAAATTCTTTTAGGATCTCATGGTATTTGGGTAGAACCTGTGATTGTTGAGGAAAAAGGCATTCCCGGTAATCGTGAGTCTTGGTTGAAAACGGGAGCAGATGTAACCCGCAGCTTGTTGTGGGCAGGTTTAAGTCAATTTATTCAACCAGAATGTTCAAATGTGACTAGGCTAGCTGAAGTGAATATGCAAGATTGGCAGCAACGCGGTTTTCGGTGCGAACGCAAGGGGAATTTGGGGAGATGAGGAGGGGGGGAGTAGAGACGCGATGTTCCTCGCGTCTGTACAAGGTGGGGGAGATGGGGGGAGGGGGAGAGTGGGGGAGATGAAGGGATTTTAGAGCTAGTAATAATGAATAATTAATGACCGAGAAACGCCGATCGCTCTGGTGGTATTATTGAAAATAAGCCTGGATTGGATATGCTTGCAGGTAAACTATGGCAGAAATTCGGTTGGCGATTGAGGGTGAAGATGCGATCGCTGCAACAGAAGCGCTTTTGGCAATTCCCGGTATATCAGGTAGCTACAAGGTTAGTGCAGAAGCACCCGAAAGAGAGGGAGTAATCGCAACTGTTGCTAGTATCGTTGGTATTGTTGGAGGAGCGATCGCCATTGCTGAACAAATCCGCAAGTGGTATCAAGAGTATAAAAAACCTCACCCTGTCCTATCGGACATCCCTCTCCTTACTAAGGAGAGGGAAAGATTTACCCGCAGGGTAAAGCAAGGGTGAGGTTTTTCAAGGTTTTTGGGTAATTCGATGATTTGTGTCTAACCGCAAAACTGCGAGCAAGGGTTGGGGGTATATCCGGAATCGAGGGTGATAGACTTGAGGTAAATACTGAAGTCTCAAAGCTGTAGAGCAAGAATGTGCAGACGCTCCACCTTGACCTGAAGTTAGTTGCTGATAATTACGTAGAGCTACGTTACTTTATTGATAATCCAAATGAGTATCAGATATGCGGGAGATGTTGTCACGGGGTTTGGTGTTTGAGTTGCCAGTACCGAGGGAAGCTTTAGCCGCAGTTTGTGACACTATCCCCAATTTGTCACATTATATTAATCGGGCGGTAGCGTTGGGACTGTTGGAAGTGAGCCATGATGAGGCGTTACGAGTGCCGCGTATTTTGCCTGTGCAGTTACCAGAAGATGGGGAAGCTTTGCATAAGCAAGCGGCTGAAGTGCTGTATCGCCTTTGGCGGGAGGAGACGGAAACCACAACCGAGGAACAAGGCTTAGAAATTCATCGGCTGGCGTTGCGAGCAAAGGTAGACGAGATTGCTGTAGAAATGGCAGGGAAATTGGCAAATGGCTGGAAAATTCAAAGCCGATTTCGGGAAGCTGTTCAACTGTGCAAATCTACTCTCGAAATTGCTGAACATTATTTAGTCTTACATGAGTTAGCTCGTTCTCATCAAGAATTAGGTGAAGTTAGTAAAGCACAAGAGTATTACCAAAAAGCTCTAGATAGTTGTCCGGTAGAAGATAAAGAAGAAAAGGCTGCAATCATTAACAACTTGGGATCTCTCAAAGTCAATAGAGGAGAAATCAACGAAGCGATCGCCCTTTTTGAACAATCCCTTGCCATCATAGAAAAAATCGGCAATGTCCAAACTAAGGCGGCGACGTTGCACAACTTGGGATATCTCAAAGCTAATACCGGAGAAATCAACGAAGCGATCTCTCTTTTTGAACAATCCCTTGCCATCATAGAAAAAATCGGCAATGTCCAAACTAAAGCGGCGACATTGCACCAATTGGGGATACTCAAAGCCAATAGAGGAGAAATCAACGAAGCGATCGCCCTTTATGAACAATCCCTTGCTATCAATGAACAAATCGGCAATGTCCAAGGTAAAGCAGCGACGTTGCACGAAATGGGGATGCTCAAAGCCAATAAAGGAGAAATAGAAGAAGCGATCGCCCTTTATGAACAATCCCTTGCTATCACTGAACAAATCGGCAATGTCCAACTCAAGGCGGCGACGTTGAAACAACTGGGAATACTTAAAGCCGATAGGGGAGAAATAGAACAAGCGATCGCCCTTTATGAACAATCCCTTGCTATCAATGAACAAATCGGCAATGTCCAAGGTAAAGCAGCGACGTTGCACGAAATGGGGATGCTCAAAGCCAATTTTGAAGATGCGATAACAAGACGCGATAACAAGACGCCATAGGAAGACGCGGTAACAAGACGCCATTAAAAAACGCGATAAGAAGACGCGATAAATCGCGTCTCTACATGAGGCAACGCGATCGCTTGTGGTGAAACAGGTATTTTCAACAGGATGAATTATTCCGAATTTTTTGGGTTGGCGATTGTATAAATGCAAGGCAATAATTATACGATTACAAAATTTTTGCATAAATCAAAGATGTAATCATGAATAATTATGAGCCTCAACCAAAAAACAACAAGCCTAAATACAAAGGTAAATATCGGGTTGATTCAACGCGGTTGCCTGCATGGAATTATGCCAGTAATGGTGGATATTTCGTTACTATTTGCACTGAGGGTAGAAAATGCTTTTTTGGTGAGGTTGTGGGGGGTGAAATGCAGCTATCACAAATTGGAGAAATTGCCCAAGATTTGTGGTATGAGATTCCTAAACATTTTTCTAATTGTGATATAGATGTATTTTGCATTATGCCTAATCATATTCACGGTATTCTGATTATTAATCCAACACGAGATGCTCTTGCTAGAGAAGCCATTGTCAAAGAAGATGCGATTGATTTAGAAGATTCACAAGATGGGATTGATTTACAAGACGCGGTTGATTTAGAAGACGCGATTGATTTACAAGAAGATGCGAATAGATCAGACGCGATAAATCGAATAGATTTAGACGCGATAAATCAAATAGATTTAGAAGACGCGATAAATCAAATAGATTTAGAAGACGCGATAAATCGCGTCTCTACAAGGGGGGGACGTCAACGGGGTGGGGTTACGGGGGTATTTAACCCGATGTTGTCTAAAAATTCTCTTTCTAAAATTGTTAGGTGGTACAAAGGACGATGTAGATTTGAAATTAATCAAATCTATCAAGGTTTTGGATGGCAAGAAAGGTTTTATGAGGAAATAATTCGTAATGAATTTGCCCTTGACAGAATTAGACAATATATTATTAATAATCCAATAAATTGGGAAGGCGATCGCAAACAACCATCCCGTTAACCCTTGTAGAGACGCGATAAATCGCGTCTTCAAATCGTCGATAGAGACGCGTCCCATAAATTGGAAAGGCGATCGCGAACAACCATCCCGTTAACCGTTGTAGAGACGCGATGAATCGCGTCTTCTAATCGTCCATAGAGACGCGATAAATCGTCGTCTCTACATTTAAACGATTCATCCCGTCTTCAAATCGTCGATAGAGACGCGATAAATCGTCGTCTCTACATTTAAACGATTTATCGCGTCTTTAAATCGTCCATAGAGACGCGATAAATCGTCGTCTCTACATTTAAACGATTCATCGCGTCTTCTCTAAAAAAGAGGTCTATTCGCGATCGCCATAATTGTAGATAAAGGAACTTCGGCAAAATACTCACGTTGAAATTGTTCTTCTCGCACTGCGGCTAAAAATTGTTCAACCGCAGCATCGGCAACTGTTTCCGCAATATTGGTAGAATGCAAGCTCATTTGCAAGTTACGATCAACTCGAGTGATTGAGAATCCTAAGCATTTTAAAGCTCTAAATCCAAAATACAAGGTTTGGTCTTTAATGCCGAGTTTTTCTAAAAGCTGTATGCGAGTAACTGTTTGATTTGTGCGACTGAGGTATTTAGCAATTCCGACAAGGGTAAGCCAAATTTGCTCAGGTTGTTTGTTTTCAGGTTTAGACCAAGCGATCGCTAGTTGTTGTTGATTGTAAAGCGATCGCCTCAACCATGCTCTTAAATCATCCCAGCTTGTGGGACACTCTTTAACTAAAAGTGCAGAATCTTCTTGAGTAGAAACATTTCGCCAATCTACTATTAATGGTGAGGAGTTAACCGCGTGCTGAAATATTGAGTTTTCACTTCTTCGCACGGCAATTAATCTGATTTCATAGCGCTTTTTGAAGGTGTTGTAATCTAATTCAGCGATGCAATCACACCTTCCCATCGGTAATTCTTCTTTGTAGTGTCCCCACCAAATGCCAGGAAAACTGCTTCTAGTGGAATCATCGCGAATTTCAAAATCTGTTTTAATATACTGTACCTTTTTCCCCCGCGAATCTTGCTGATTGCGATTCCAAGAATTTTCAAACCAGCAATTTTGAATTAGCAGTTTCGGTACAGGGTTTCCCATTCCGCAAGGTTCTAGTAATTTCAGTTCATAAAATAACTCTTTACCCAAGTCTGCTACCGTTACTGCCAAGTCTGCTTGTATTGTTGCTGTCAGGGTTACACCACCTAAAGTTTGCCGCAAGCGTTGATTAATCGCTTCTGTAAATAAAGGAATATTCTCCACCGGCAAACTCAAACCCGCTGCAAAGGGATGTCCCCCAAAGCGATGTAACAAATGTGCTTGGTCTTTTACCAATTGATATAAGTCAACTGAGTTTACCGAACGAGCAGAACCTCTTGCGAGAGGAGGGGGGGATGGGGAGGGGGAGCCAGTGCGTTGCGGGGGTTCCCCCCGTTGTAGCACCTGGCGTGGGAGAGGGGGAGATGGGGAAGCAGGGGGAGACAAATTAATTACCTCATCTTCCTCATCTTCCTTGTCTCCTTGTCTCCTTGTCTCCTTGTCCTCTATTCCCACACCCTCGGTACTCAACAAAATCGTCGGTCTTCCTGTCTCTTGTGCTACTTGCCCAGCAACTAAACCTAAGACACCAACTGCCCATTGGGCGTCTTCTAAAACGATGACGCTGGTGGTTGATAAGTCTATCTGGGTAAGCTTTTGAGTTACTTGTTGAGCAACGTCTTTCTGCAAAGATTTGCGTCTGCTGTTTGCTAATTCTGTTTCTTCTGCTAGTTTACTTACGCGCTTTTCGTCGCGACTAGTGAGTAGTTCTACGCAAAAAGAAGCATCGCCTTGAATGCGGCTGACAGCGTTGATTCGCGGACCCAAACCAAAGGAAATATCTGTAGGGCGATCGCCACTTTTCTGGCATAATTCTAATAATCGCCCTACCCCCGGACGCCTTCTGGTTGCTGGAAGCTGTTTAAAGTCTTCTTGCAATTTTTGAATTCCCAACTGTGCTAAGTAACGACAATCTCCACTTAGCTGCACTAAGTCGGCAATTAATCCCACCGCTACTAAATCTAGTAAATCTTCTAGCGGTTGTTGAGGTACTTTCGGTAAGCTTTGATAAAGCGCTTCAACCAACTTGTAAGCTACCGCCACACCAGAAAGATGAAATAATGGATGTGTATTTGGCAGATAGCGGGGATTGATAATTGCTGTGACTGGTGGACGTTCAGCAGGCAATGTGTGGTGGTCTGTAACAATAATATCTATGCCTTGCTGTTGAGCATAAATAATTTCACTGATATTTGTGCTGCCGGTGTCGCAAGTAACTATTAATTTGCAACCTTGTTTTACCAGCTTCTCAATGCCTTGATTGTTAAGTCCGTGGGATTCTGTTATCCGGTTAGGGATGTAGTAATTTAAGTGCGTATTCTGTTCAAAAAACTCTCCTAAACCATCCCACAGCACCGCAGTAGAGGTGATACCATCAGCATCAAAGTCGCCCCAAATAACGATTTTTTGCTTTTCATCCCGCGCTTGTTTGAGGCGTCTGACTGCTAAGAGCATTTCTTCGCCAAACTCAAACGGACTCGCGGGTTGATAAGCTTGAGGGTTGACAAACTCTGCTAATTGTGTTGTGTCTTTGATGCCTCGTTGCCATAATAACTGGGCTGCGTAATGTCCGCTTTTATTGGGGGTGTAGTGTTTTACCGCATCGATAAATGATTCTGGCGGTTGTTCAGTTGCGACAATATTCCACTGTTGTTGCATCTAAATAAATTAAAAATAAATAATGTACTTCTGGTAACTTGCAATTGCATGAGTTTAAATCGGACTTTGTTCGTCAGTTATTTGAGGTTCGTTGACGAGGGGATTGAGGACTACTTCACTACCAATTCCATCAGGTTTGCGTGCGCGAATTGCCGGACGCGATCGCCTGTAACCGGCTCTTTCTGCTTTTTGATGCTCATAATCAATTAGTCTGCCATAATAATCGTGCTTGCTTAAATTCATCGACAAGAAAATATGCTGGCGGATATTTCCGAAACCTTTGCGGTTAAAAAACTTCACTGCTGGTATATTTGTCGGATCGGTGTCTACCAACATAAATCGCGCTCCATCTTCAATCATACGTGCGACAACTTTATCAACCAGCTTGTCGGCAACTCCGCGACGCTGATAGTTGGGATTAACTCCTAGCCAAAGAATATAGCCGTAAGTCCAAGATGCTTTGGTGATGATAGTTCCCAAAATAAATCCGGCTACTTCCTCATCGATTTCTGCAACTAAACAGTATTCTGGATCTGTGTTGTAAAGTCCAATTACCTCCCATTCATCCCAAGTTCGGTATAAATAGGGGTATAACTCGCTAGTAAATAACTTTTCCCCCAAATGGTATATAGGGGCAATGTCATCAATTCCTAATTCGCGGACATAAACCGCATCAAAATCATCGGAGTTCATATAATAATTTCGTTAGTGGTTAATAGTTTAGTGGTTAGTAGATAGTTGCTAGTTGTTGTCCCCCTTGTCGCGGACACGTTCCACGGGCGGGGGGGAAAATACGCACTCGCGCTCGTCCTCCCCTTGTCCCCTTGTCTCTTCACAACGAGACTTCTTGAATGGTAGCGAGATTGAGTAGGGTGTTGTCTATATTAGAAGCAGAATTTGGCGCAGATATGACATCGGCAGAGATTTGTGTGCGATCGCGATCGCATCGAGTCGCAAACTGACAATATTCACAAGCTTTGTTGCCTTCTGCTACTTGGGGAAATTCTTCTCCCTGCTGATAACGTTCTAACCAATTAGTTAACTTGCTTAATAGCTGATTTAGCTTTCTTGCTGTTTGTTCGTGTGCGGCAATATTGTAACTAA
Above is a genomic segment from Tolypothrix sp. NIES-4075 containing:
- a CDS encoding transposase, which codes for MNNYEPQPKNNKPKYKGKYRVDSTRLPAWNYASNGGYFVTICTEGRKCFFGEVVGGEMQLSQIGEIAQDLWYEIPKHFSNCDIDVFCIMPNHIHGILIINPTRDALAREAIVKEDAIDLEDSQDGIDLQDAVDLEDAIDLQEDANRSDAINRIDLDAINQIDLEDAINQIDLEDAINRVSTRGGRQRGGVTGVFNPMLSKNSLSKIVRWYKGRCRFEINQIYQGFGWQERFYEEIIRNEFALDRIRQYIINNPINWEGDRKQPSR
- a CDS encoding single-stranded-DNA-specific exonuclease RecJ → MQQQWNIVATEQPPESFIDAVKHYTPNKSGHYAAQLLWQRGIKDTTQLAEFVNPQAYQPASPFEFGEEMLLAVRRLKQARDEKQKIVIWGDFDADGITSTAVLWDGLGEFFEQNTHLNYYIPNRITESHGLNNQGIEKLVKQGCKLIVTCDTGSTNISEIIYAQQQGIDIIVTDHHTLPAERPPVTAIINPRYLPNTHPLFHLSGVAVAYKLVEALYQSLPKVPQQPLEDLLDLVAVGLIADLVQLSGDCRYLAQLGIQKLQEDFKQLPATRRRPGVGRLLELCQKSGDRPTDISFGLGPRINAVSRIQGDASFCVELLTSRDEKRVSKLAEETELANSRRKSLQKDVAQQVTQKLTQIDLSTTSVIVLEDAQWAVGVLGLVAGQVAQETGRPTILLSTEGVGIEDKETRRQGDKEDEEDEVINLSPPASPSPPLPRQVLQRGEPPQRTGSPSPSPPPLARGSARSVNSVDLYQLVKDQAHLLHRFGGHPFAAGLSLPVENIPLFTEAINQRLRQTLGGVTLTATIQADLAVTVADLGKELFYELKLLEPCGMGNPVPKLLIQNCWFENSWNRNQQDSRGKKVQYIKTDFEIRDDSTRSSFPGIWWGHYKEELPMGRCDCIAELDYNTFKKRYEIRLIAVRRSENSIFQHAVNSSPLIVDWRNVSTQEDSALLVKECPTSWDDLRAWLRRSLYNQQQLAIAWSKPENKQPEQIWLTLVGIAKYLSRTNQTVTRIQLLEKLGIKDQTLYFGFRALKCLGFSITRVDRNLQMSLHSTNIAETVADAAVEQFLAAVREEQFQREYFAEVPLSTIMAIANRPLF
- a CDS encoding YdcF family protein — its product is MTITLLNASSSPVDGFFVLGGSITREIYVAQEGKKSPETPILISRGSQDPCIRLIFQREVAPVQNVWLEHCADSTFENFYYSIPILRRLGVHKVMLITSPTHLPRAKWLGQILLGSHGIWVEPVIVEEKGIPGNRESWLKTGADVTRSLLWAGLSQFIQPECSNVTRLAEVNMQDWQQRGFRCERKGNLGR
- the ctpB gene encoding carboxyl-terminal processing protease CtpB yields the protein MNQSAKRSSPLQVALIGGAIATTATLSVFGQAWCRSVRAALQDSPKAIVDQVWQLVNREYVDGKFNQQDWQATRQSLLSKNYSSREEAYTAIREALKKLGDPYTRFMDPKQYDALTSQTSGEVSGIGIRMELNEKTKRLTVVEAIENSPALKAGIKAGDEIVAIDGKPIHDLKVEDASKLIRGKAGTAIVLRLARQGQREMDVKLTRATIEVPTVKYTLKQEGSKRVGYIRLREFSAHASDQMRRAIRDLNGQQVDSYVLDLRGNPGGLLTASIEIARMWIDNGGIVKTVDRVGASELSKANNTAITKRPLAVLIDNNSASASEILTGALKDNKRAVVVGSQSFGKALVQSVHELPDGSGVAITIAHYFTPEGTDINHKGITPDIKIDLSDAQERQLASNPNLVATQNDPQYARAIAALSSRNFAQPPANQRSKPLSVRASDLKY
- a CDS encoding tetratricopeptide repeat protein, with protein sequence MREMLSRGLVFELPVPREALAAVCDTIPNLSHYINRAVALGLLEVSHDEALRVPRILPVQLPEDGEALHKQAAEVLYRLWREETETTTEEQGLEIHRLALRAKVDEIAVEMAGKLANGWKIQSRFREAVQLCKSTLEIAEHYLVLHELARSHQELGEVSKAQEYYQKALDSCPVEDKEEKAAIINNLGSLKVNRGEINEAIALFEQSLAIIEKIGNVQTKAATLHNLGYLKANTGEINEAISLFEQSLAIIEKIGNVQTKAATLHQLGILKANRGEINEAIALYEQSLAINEQIGNVQGKAATLHEMGMLKANKGEIEEAIALYEQSLAITEQIGNVQLKAATLKQLGILKADRGEIEQAIALYEQSLAINEQIGNVQGKAATLHEMGMLKANFEDAITRRDNKTP
- a CDS encoding glycosyltransferase — its product is MNHQPLDFTTTNTFFPHVSVVVPIYNGEFDLPDLISCLLAQTYPKQQVEYLLVDNNSSDRTRTFLETAAEHCPITIRPLSENQIQSSYAARNTGIRAAKSEIIAFTDADCRPQHQWLEALVQPFVNQDVTIVAGEIVALPGKTLLEQYADRQDTLSQKHTLAHKFCPYGQTANLAIRRIAFEKVGLFRPYLTTGGDADMCWRILRENIGRLEFSPRAIVQHRHRATLKELESQWRRYGRSNRYLHELHGIELMRETTAKEYGYLLLRWLLKEIPKNSFQAIARKASLVDLLSTPIGLFTAKARYSGQKDAQLPEKAKIIDWL
- a CDS encoding GNAT family N-acetyltransferase, yielding MNSDDFDAVYVRELGIDDIAPIYHLGEKLFTSELYPYLYRTWDEWEVIGLYNTDPEYCLVAEIDEEVAGFILGTIITKASWTYGYILWLGVNPNYQRRGVADKLVDKVVARMIEDGARFMLVDTDPTNIPAVKFFNRKGFGNIRQHIFLSMNLSKHDYYGRLIDYEHQKAERAGYRRSRPAIRARKPDGIGSEVVLNPLVNEPQITDEQSPI
- a CDS encoding response regulator transcription factor; amino-acid sequence: MSAQLLLVDDEPGLREAVKDYLQESGFSVQVASNAREGWDLMQQSIPDLVISDIMMPQVDGYQFLKQLREDPRFKTLPVVFLTAKGMTSDRIQGYQAGVDAYLPKPFDPDELVAIIENLLIRRTAKPHATGEEGETFDIAELANQIAQIKALLTQKSAIAQSPAPFTIDLTPREQSVLNLVAEGLMNKEIARRLETSVRNVEKYVSRLFSKTGTNSRTELVRFALEHGLAK